A genomic window from Plasmodium coatneyi strain Hackeri chromosome 13, complete sequence includes:
- a CDS encoding Glutamate dehydrogenase, protein MVLSLSAVGLFALISGALGLSKTNHLRHVAPGFLTTEVAKGAHAQGRGRAKLRSNMHSYGYNGSGSVEDKMDLLRERVKERNKGEPEFLQAFEEVLLSLKPLFKKNSAYLGVLENIAEPERVIQFRVPWVDDKGEHRMNRGFRVQYSSVLGPYKGGLRFHPTVNLSIIKFLGFEQIFKNSLTTLPMGGGKGGSDFDPKGKSPNEVLSFCKSFMTNLYRHIGPNTDVPAGDIGVGGREIGYLFGQYKKLSNAFEGVLTGKNIKWGGSNIRAEATGYGAVYFAENALAKVNDSLAGKRCVVSGSGNVAQYLVEKLLQKGATVLTMSDSDGYIYEPNGFTKEQLAYVMELKNVKRGRLKEYADWSTTCKYVEKGKPWEIPCDLAFPCATQNEIDKKDADLLIKNKCKMVVEGANMPTHIDAMHLLKKSGVVICPSKAANAGGVAVSGLEMSQNSMRLQWTGEETDQKLQAIMKSIYEQCDGASRLYLGESDLVAGANIAGFLKVADSFQEQGGL, encoded by the exons ATGGTTTTATCCCTCTCTGCCGTGGGCCTTTTCGCCTTAATTTCTGGCGCTCTCGGACTTTCGAAGACCAACCATCTCAGGCATGTCGCGCCAG gcTTTCTGACCACGGAGGTAGCTAAAGGGGCACACGCCCAGGGGAGAG GTCGGGCCAAGTTGCGTAGTAACATGCATAGCTACGGATACAACGGGAGCGGCTCGGTGGAAGACAAAATGGACCTCCTGCGGGAACGAGTCAAAGAGAGAAACAAAGGGGAGCCTGAATTCCTGCAGGCATTCGAAGAAGTGCTATTATCTCTCAAGccattatttaaaaaaaatagtgcgtatttaggggtgttagaaaaCATTGCAGAGCCAGAGAGAGTAATTCAGTTTAGAGTCCCATGGGTAGACGACAAAGGAGAGCATAGGATGAATAGAGGCTTTCGAGTTCAATACAGTTCCGTCCTAGGACCATACAAAGGAGGACTCCGTTTCCACCCCACTGTAAATTTAAGCATTATAAAATTCCTAGGCTTTGAACAGATATTTAAGAACAGCTTAACGACGCTACCTATGGGTGGTGGCAAAGGTGGTTCGGACTTTGATCCTAAGGGGAAGTCTCCGAATGAGGTCCTCTCCTTTTGCAAGTCCTTCATGACAAACTTATACAGGCACATTGGTCCGAACACGGATGTTCCTGCAGGGGATATTGGTgtaggaggaagagaaataGGCTACCTATTCGGACAGTACAAAAAGCTAAGTAACGCATTCGAAGGCGTTTTAACagggaagaatataaaaTGGGGTGGAAGTAACATCCGGGCCGAAGCAACTGGCTATGGGGCAGTCTACTTTGCAGAAAACGCACTAGCAAAGGTGAACGATAGTTTGGCAGGTAAACGGTGCGTTGTTAGTGGAAGTGGAAACGTCGCTCAGTACTTAGTCGAGAAGCTGCTTCAAAAAGGAGCCACCGTTTTGACAATGAGTGACAGCGATGGGTACATCTATGAACCAAATGGGTTCACGAAAGAACAGCTAGCTTATGTGATGgaattgaaaaatgtaaaaagaggaagactGAAGGAGTATGCAGACTGGTCTACTACGTGCAAATAtgttgaaaagggaaaaccttGGGAGATCCCATGTGATCTTGCCTTTCCGTGTGCCACTCAGAATGAGATTGACAAAAAAGATGCTGACTTGTtaataaagaataaatgcAAGATGGTTGTCGAGGGAGCAAATATGCCAACCCATATTGACGCCATGcatttattgaaaaaaagcGGTGTTGTTATTTGCCCGTCTAAGGCTGCCAATGCGGGGGGCGTAGCCGTCAGTGGATTGGAAATGAGTCAGAACTCGATGAGACTACAGTGGACCGGGGAAGAGACAGACCAGAAGCTGCAGGCTATCATGAAAAGCATCTACGAACAGTGTGACGGTGCGTCTAGGCTTTACCTTGGCGAGTCTGACCTCGTGGCGGGAGCGAACATCGCAGGTTTCCTCAAAGTTGCCGACTCGTTCCAGGAGCAGGGCGGGCTGTGA
- a CDS encoding Acid phosphatase, with the protein MKLLRKHGGSLDEEKLFENVSKDDSGMIKKFTLGVCAMESKVESAPMECILKRLAKSGDFNIIKFKGDMILNHDIDSWPIVDCLIAFYSTGFPLKKAIEYVKKYKPITLNNLSRQLILRSRLQIYEELKKWKVPHANYVVVDHDAVKRGEHAFEEYYDYIVYNNIRLNKPFIEKPINADNHNNWIYYPKNTGGGCKKLFRKVKDRSSEYCPDVHKVRNNGTYIYEEFLSTFGTDVKVYTVGQMFAHAEARKSPALDGKVCRTSDGKEVRYAVILSEAEKIIAYRIVEAFQQTVCGFDILRTTMGPFVCDVNGWSFVKGNIKYYNDCAHILRAMFLAKLEEKYNIIPRDLADNWYNIENEEEVLRKTFRQPDDLHCSHHEELCSVIIVMRHGDRKPKQKMKFLTDRPLLLDYFNCEENLYNVIEKKLSPDDQTKPTHIDLNNANNNSPVSCVPSDRVDSSMFQYDAATKASPTHSKISFISQKSGQVVSASGKEANPNDVTTAVNAANSANATNATNAMNTLPADEEERRDSLYKEYTKKEIKFKSPEELQDLFLRNNIILGDIEKEYKALKAEAEVRRAQQNTITDPVGRTDVEASLKGDAITPKVDAITPKVDAITPKVDAITPKVDAITPKADVTVGRPHAAMTQEELEAKLSECQITIENHKTLQKVLERGDGFTGINRKIQLKPVEFIVLNDKIVVTKILTVAKWGGELTRMGRRQSENLGKRFRATLYPGDSDGLLRLHSTFRHDFKIFTSDEGRCQITSAAFTKGFLDLDGELTPILVAMVIRNSKAHSLLDDNRPSLNRTQCKQYIDNLLNEDKDIDEDLLKKLTTGKHARGLRESLRKISNFFQLMEKIRKTIYDFLKGLNQEVQKWLNLFPYDEYALYVIDILHEIQVRWKSLTKMWFRKNKNNYDTSKIPDIVDNIRFDLIHHHSYLGCGLDKAFEIYNQIEPLANFISQAEYGITPEEKVKIGVNIVGKLLRKLIHDVTFYRDEEVRNKRNNKGYFDLKNALNISYINSFNPSKGDKTTIPTSEKNPQQQVLENAKVDAQHANWLDKEMQKDTPKLFSMCKYDSRQIFIDNRAQKNGEQLVATTITTDPCATKSGASVCNESDSSSVAANSTTAVYSSGVHPSVTHPGAAHPSEAFPSAPLSCVTSSCEMPPLNEPQGKKSIYRELNRKGGKLGRDAQAGVSPMEGSSPEVVKNRTVTEPNTDVESKTDVESTTGVETNGQDNRAGGPTGLNGSGLLDRSKRSKGERPEEGDIRTSDRSPTEVASASASTSGDAQVGSTHHVGSNVSSNVVGMVDTPAGISPHERNPFKATGGGVTYNVNAKDLYAPKLINKKEALVINSSDLWAHQNKYRKENNEKQKMKKIKNAKDSELNLKREDHLEVASDYRGIEKKGSRNSWMRGAGGISGSGSDTAAKELRGKVTTRWDLHKGEEDTLRSGHEFTNQGEKEGMTNERGSSNTVQRKAEEKTDQEYQTEETDGQVESILEGKKEKKKEKEEEEVAEENDNDEEGEEEQDHDDDEDIIRLKETDARRLGIRSPWRMVRSRYYVTSASHMISLLSILIHAKNIDSSTGQNIIDNDSIKSVGDVTDLHYLSHLVFRVWERKQLKRNDSNRFRIEILFSSGAKDGFGQNYELLEKDAKAQQQKYERHFSKYVDDSKRGTGGGEVNPSNQVSRANSVVSKGEKKPSGERPPGETSPMEKPTTAKNDHVASASNKVESNNSLSQVTPQGKEDKGKLNPGNAFQFGDNVEGKAAGLGASKPNLQCDVANTEKKGENSIDGEKGNLSRNNCERANMGRSNSALRNDTSLRKDIFLRKDTSPRKDAVRRNGLWSQFSSSSANLFRRTEEGEEDDAKFHHGVYKRDMSFQFGGVHEKLSSINKNTTRTGSYMVRSISSNLRKKKYKQKDGLNVEYEKKKKEDITKENLLTYEHEGTIDMATQEGNHKIHRSVSCVSDRSFYVNPMQVELEGDANSSKNFNGRRNNFLENESGRTTFQHSLQHKIERPFQHKNERPFQQKSDHPFEKSSEHDQKDSKKANVFSHVFQHFNENKKNSTSNLKFFYKTYMPDYEKIIENDKKAETFDVPPYCELAPLIVLTKNCQLSTFENILTQILNKYSKSGKGKDKGYKAGPKQP; encoded by the coding sequence ATGAAGCTGCTGCGCAAACACGGGGGGTCGCTGGACGAAGAGAAGCTGTTCGAAAACGTGAGCAAAGATGACTCGGGCATGATAAAGAAATTCACGTTGGGTGTGTGTGCCATGGAAAGTAAGGTAGAAAGCGCACCGATGGagtgtattttaaaaaggctAGCCAAAAGTGGGGATTTcaacataataaaatttaaaggGGATATGATCTTAAACCACGATATAGACTCATGGCCGATAGTAGATTGTCTGATAGCGTTTTACTCCACAGGGTTTCCTCTAAAGAAAGCCATCGAGTATGTTAAGAAATACAAGCCAATCACCCTAAACAATTTAAGTAGGCAATTAATCCTAAGGTCGAGGTTACAAATTTATgaagagttaaaaaaatggaaagttcCCCATGCGAATTACGTCGTCGTGGATCACGATGCTGTGAAGAGAGGAGAACATGCATTCGAGGAATACTACGACTACATCGTATACAACAACATTAGACTGAATAAACCTTTTATAGAGAAACCCATAAATGCAGATAATCACAACAACTGGATTTATTACCCTAAGAACACTGGTGGGGGATGTAAAAAGCTCTTTAGAAAAGTCAAAGACAGGAGTAGTGAATACTGTCCCGATGTGCATAAAGTTAGGAACAACGGTACGTATATCTATGAAGAATTCCTTTCCACCTTCGGGACAGATGTAAAAGTGTATACAGTTGGACAGATGTTTGCTCATGCAGAAGCTAGGAAATCTCCTGCATTGGATGGAAAGGTGTGTAGAACATCCGACGGGAAGGAAGTTAGATATGCCGTTATTCTCTCTGAAGCAGAGAAAATTATTGCGTATCGAATCGTGGAGGCATTTCAGCAAACCGTTTGTGGGTTCGACATTTTAAGAACAACCATGGGACCCTTCGTCTGTGATGTCAACGGATGGTCTTTCGTAAAAGGAAACATAAAATACTACAACGactgtgcacatattttgagGGCCATGTTTCTAGCCAAACTGGAAGAAAAGTACAATATCATTCCTAGAGATCTGGCAGACAACTGGTACAACATTGAAAACGAAGAAGAGGTGTTAAGGAAAACGTTTAGACAACCAGATGACCTGCATTGTTCTCACCACGAGGAATTATGTTCCGTCATTATTGTTATGCGTCATGGGGATAGGAAGCCAAAACAAAAGATGAAGTTCCTCACTGATCGTCCTCTCCTTTTGGACTACTTCAATTGCGAGGAAAATCTTTACAACGTAATTGAAAAGAAGCTCTCTCCAGACGATCAGACGAAGCCTACTCACATCGATCTAAACAATGCAAATAATAACTCACCTGTTAGTTGTGTCCCCTCCGATCGGGTGGACTCCTCCATGTTTCAATACGACGCTGCTACGAAGGCATCCCCAACGCATAGTAAAATATCCTTCATTTCGCAGAAAAGCGGCCAGGTGGTGAGCGCCTCTGGTAAGGAGGCCAACCCGAACGATGTTACAACCGCTGTAAATGCTGCGAATTCTGCCAATGCTACGAATGCTACGAATGCTATGAACACCCTACCTGCAGACGAAGAGGAACGCCGTGACAGCCTCTACAAGGAGTACACCAAGAAGGAAATTAAATTCAAGTCGCCCGAGGAACTGCAGGATCTCTTCCTCCGGAACAATATCATCCTGGGCGACATCGAGAAGGAGTACAAGGCGCTCAAGGCGGAGGCCGAGGTGAGGAGGGCCCAGCAGAACACGATAACTGATCCCGTTGGAAGAACCGATGTGGAGGCTTCTCTTAAGGGTGACGCAATTACCCCGAAGGTCGACGCAATTACCCCGAAGGTCGATGCAATTACCCCGAAGGTCGATGCAATTACCCCGAAGGTCGACGCAATTACCCCGAAGGCCGACGTGACAGTGGGGCGACCCCACGCCGCGATGACGCAGGAGGAGCTGGAGGCAAAGCTGAGCGAATGCCAAATTACCATTGAAAACCACAAGACGCTGCAGAAGGTGCTCGAACGGGGAGATGGATTCACAGGAATAAATAGAAAGATACAACTAAAACCAGTGGAGTTCATCGTACTGAATGATAAGATTGTTGTTACGAAAATTCTGACGGTGGCAAAGTGGGGAGGAGAACTAACACGGATGGGAAGGAGGCAGTCCGAAAATCTGGGAAAAAGATTCAGAGCGACACTCTACCCAGGTGACTCAGACGGATTGCTCCGATTACACTCAACCTTCAGACATGACTTCAAAATATTTACTTCCGACGAAGGAAGGTGCCAGATAACGTCTGCCGCGTTTACGAAGGGGTTTCTAGACCTCGATGGGGAACTAACCCCGATCCTAGTTGCCATGGTGATTAGGAATTCCAAAGCGCACAGTCTGCTAGATGATAACCGACCCAGCTTGAATAGAACCCAATGTAAACAATACATAGACAACCTCCTAAATGAGGACAAGGATATAGATGAGGACCTGTTGAAAAAACTTACCACTGGAAAACATGCCAGAGGGTTACGCGAGTCgttaagaaaaatttccaactttttccaactgatggaaaaaataagaaaaaccATCTACGATTTTTTAAAGGGACTAAACCAGGAAGTACAAAAGTGGCTAAACCTCTTCCCCTACGATGAGTACGCTCTATATGTAATAGATATTCTACACGAGATACAAGTCCGGTGGAAATCGCTCACCAAAATGTGgttcagaaaaaataaaaacaattaCGATACGTCTAAAATACCAGACATTGTAGACAACATAAGGTTTGACCTGATTCATCACCATTCCTATCTCGGTTGTGGATTAGATAAGGCCTTCGAAATTTACAACCAAATAGAACCGCTGGCCAATTTTATTTCCCAAGCGGAATATGGAATCACTCCagaggaaaaagtgaaaatcgGTGTTAACATTGTTGGAAAATTACTTCGTAAATTGATACATGACGTTACCTTCTACAGAGATGAAGAGGTACGCAACAAAAGAAACAACAAGGGGTACTTTGACTTAAAAAATGCCCTCAATATATCCTACATTAATTCGTTTAATCCATCCAAGGGGGACAAAACGACCATACCAACAAGCGAAAAGAACCCACAACAACAGGTTCTGGAAAATGCCAAAGTAGATGCACAACACGCAAACTGGCTAGATAAGGAGATGCAAAAAGACACGCCCAAATTGTTCAGCATGTGTAAGTATGACTCCAGACAAATTTTCATCGACAATCGtgctcaaaaaaatggggagcaGCTCGTCGCCACGACAATTACGACTGATCCGTGTGCCACCAAATCTGGGGCGTCAGTGTGCAATGAGTCCGACTCGAGTTCGGTGGCAGCGAATTCGACAACGGCGGTTTACTCTAGTGGTGTTCACCCTAGTGTCACTCACCCTGGTGCCGCTCACCCTAGTGAGGCTTTCCCCAGCGCGCCATTATCCTGCGTCACATCCTCCTGTGAAATGCCCCCTCTGAACGAACCGCAGGGGAAGAAGTCCATTTACAGAGAACTCAACCGGAAGGGTGGAAAACTTGGAAGGGATGCCCAAGCTGGAGTTTCCCCCATGGAGGGAAGTTCACCCGAAGTGGTTAAAAATCGAACAGTCACGGAGCCGAATACAGATGTGGAATCCAAAACAGATGTAGAGTCTACAACAGGCGTGGAGACAAACGGGCAGGATAATCGTGCGGGCGGCCCCACTGGATTGAATGGCAGTGGCCTCCTGGACCGCTCCAAGCGCAGCAAGGGGGAGAGGCCAGAGGAAGGCGACATCCGCACGTCGGACAGGAGCCCCACGGAAGTTGCCTCTGCGTCTGCATCTACGTCGGGTGATGCACAGGTTGGTTCGACCCACCATGTTGGTAGTAATGTCAGCAGCAATGTCGTTGGCATGGTTGACACCCCAGCTGGTATTAGCCCACACGAGAGAAACCCCTTCAAGGCAACCGGGGGAGGCGTCACCTACAACGTGAACGCGAAGGACCTCTACGCGCCAAAGCTGATCAACAAGAAGGAGGCCCTGGTGATCAACTCGTCTGATCTCTGGGCTCACCAGAATAAatacagaaaagaaaacaatgaaaaacaaaaaatgaaaaaaataaaaaacgcaaaGGACAGTGAACTGAATTTGAAAAGAGAGGACCACCTAGAAGTAGCGAGTGATTATAGgggaatagaaaaaaagggaagtaggAATAGCTGGATGAGAGGTGCAGGAGGAATTAGTGGAAGTGGAAGCGACACGGCTGCGAAGGAGTTACGTGGGAAAGTAACCACCAGGTGGGATCTACACAAGGGTGAAGAGGATACATTGCGAAGTGGCCATGAATTTACAAaccagggggaaaaagaaggaatgacaAACGAGCGGGGAAGTAGCAATACTGTGCAGAGGAAGGCAGAGGAGAAAACGGATCAGGAGTACCAAACGGAGGAGACAGATGGACAGGTGGAAAGCATCCtagaggggaagaaggaaaagaaaaaggaaaaggaagaagaagaagtagcaGAAGAAAACGATAACGATGAGGAGGGTGAGGAAGAACAAGACCATGATGACGACGAAGATATAATTAGACTAAAAGAAACTGACGCAAGGAGGTTAGGAATTCGGTCTCCTTGGAGGATGGTTAGGTCTAGATACTACGTCACTTCAGCTTCGCATATGATCTCTCTTTTAAGTATTCTGATCCATGCGAAAAATATAGACAGCTCAACTGGCCAAAATATAATAGACAATGATTCCATTAAAAGTGTAGGAGATGTTACAGACTTGCATTACTTATCACATCTAGTTTTTAGAGTCTGGGAGAGAAAACAGCTAAAACGAAATGACAGCAACAGGTTTAGAATCGAAATATTGTTCAGTTCTGGGGCAAAAGATGGGTTCGGACAGAACTATGAACTGCTAGAAAAAGACGCTAAAGCGCAGCAGCAAAAGTATGAGAGACACTTTAGCAAATACGTCGATGACAGCAAGAGGGGCACAGGCGGGGGGGAGGTGAACCCGTCCAATCAGGTAAGCCGTGCAAACTCTGTTGTGAgcaagggggagaagaagcCATCAGGGGAAAGGCCACCCGGGGAAACATCCCCCATGGAGAAGCCTACCACAGCGAAGAATGATCATGTTGCATCCGCGTCGAACAAGGTGGAGTCGAATAACTCCCTCTCACAGGTCACACCccaggggaaggaagacaaaGGGAAGCTAAATCCGGGTAATGCATTTCAATTCGGGGACAACGTGGAGGGGAAGGCAGCAGGTTTGGGCGCGTCCAAGCCGAATTTGCAATGCGACGTGGCCAACACGGAAAAGAAAGGCGAAAATAGCATCGACGGTGAAAAGGGAAACCTCAGCAGGAATAACTGCGAAAGGGCCAAcatgggaagaagcaactCTGCGCTTAGAAATGACACTTCCCTAAGAAAGGATATTTTTCTCCGAAAAGACACTTCGCCTAGGAAGGACGCCGTGCGGAGGAATGGACTGTGGAGCCAATTCTCATCCAGCTCAGCAAACCTGTTCCGAAGaacagaggaaggagaagaagatgacGCAAAGTTCCACCATGGGGTTTACAAAAGAGATATGTCCTTCCAATTTGGAGGAGTCCACGAAAAACTTAGTTCAATCAACAAAAACACCACCAGAACGGGAAGCTACATGGTCAGATCCATCAGCTCcaatttaaggaaaaaaaaatacaaacaaaAAGATGGCTTAAACGTagaatacgaaaaaaaaaaaaaagaagacatcacaaaggaaaatttattaaCGTATGAACATGAGGGTACCATTGATATGGCTACACAAGAAGGTAATCACAAAATACATCGAAGCGTTTCTTGCGTCAGTGATAGGTCCTTCTATGTAAACCCAATGCAGGTCGAGTTGGAAGGAGATGCTAATTCgagcaaaaattttaatggaagaaggaacaactttCTCGAAAATGAATCCGGAAGGACCACTTTCCAGCACAGCCTTCAACACAAAATAGAGCGCCCATTCCAACACAAGAACGAACGACCTTTCCAGCAGAAAAGTGACCACCCGTTCGAGAAGAGCAGTGAGCATGACCAGAAGGATAGTAAAAAAGCGAATGTATTTTCCCACGTATTCCAACATTTTaatgagaataaaaaaaactccacGTCCAATTTGAAGTTCTTTTACAAAACATACATGCCGGATTATGAGAAGATTATAGAGAATGACAAGAAGGCCGAAACATTTGACGTCCCTCCCTACTGTGAGTTGGCTCCCCTCATTGTCTTGACAAAGAATTGCCAGCTGTCCACCTTCGAGAATATCCTCACGCAGATTCTGAATAAGTACTCCAAAAGCGGGAAGGGCAAGGACAAGGGGTACAAGGCGGGGCCCAAGCAACCTTGA
- a CDS encoding Cytochrome c oxidase subunit II yields the protein MDALRRALGLRRPVAHSENKVLLKNLNEEGNPQVTNVKAEDYPIPKKYLEDPEKIPKYYVFQSNMVTDEDLQPGMLRQLEVDKRLTLPTRTHISFLVTATDVIHSWSIPSLGIKADAIPGRLHKVTTFILREGVYYGQCSEMCGTLHGFMPIVVEAVSPEAYAAHAKKYYRD from the coding sequence ATGGATGCACTGAGGCGGGCTCTGGGGCTGCGGCGCCCTGTGGCCCACAGCGAAAATAAGGTGCTGCTGAAGAATCTGAACGAAGAAGGCAACCCCCAAGTGACGAATGTAAAGGCAGAGGATTATCCCATCCCGAAAAAGTACCTAGAAGACCCAGAAAAAATACCCAAGTATTACGTCTTCCAGTCTAATATGGTTACCGATGAAGATTTACAACCTGGGATGTTACGACAGTTGGAAGTTGACAAACGATTAACTCTCCCCACGAGGactcatatttcttttttggtaACAGCCACGGATGTTATTCACTCCTGGTCCATCCCAAGCCTTGGTATTAAGGCAGATGCCATTCCAGGGCGGCTACATAAAGTTACTACCTTCATATTGAGGGAGGGTGTGTACTATGGGCAATGCTCCGAAATGTGCGGCACGCTCCACGGGTTTATGCCGATCGTTGTGGAGGCAGTGTCCCCTGAGGCCTACGCCGCACACGCGAAGAAGTACTACAGGGATTAG
- a CDS encoding Autophagy protein 5: MQKDNGVVPFLERPNVKEINKDIEDSGLVLCLILSEKDSPSLTSPSNYLLHVHRYMYLSNIVPKCIEYFGSFVFPFYGNKFGVYFECIQGRRKRRSTPFPVHPNGKEHQETSPVTCPIINSSTCEVSSCGEDPNWRTEVDKPLQERILLDWRLPIGVLFDIYCDVEGEDWSFPSLEEQQTNWKRCTNGELFPDHVSVLEITPKEISDLLGEAEREQTEGEKHSSKFPLNDATKDSLTGEKPCSSDEGKTNVGEPLVKHYHMRMNKKINSDWYDQQFLSIADRNVPWKLVVHFKDEENYKAHFGRGGGTKVNYDGNINLLPYNTCIPLYRGFHDFEECLISQLKKANYVFNKNNRVLQMLPQQVENELLQNLKRFDVENICALYREHIDYNMVRFVDHFNAKCAQAQQNGHSGGTSGENNSVCALMKDENVVKEVPIIIHIYGPPYNQVLTKCPLFKIAPAEGTENTVDRFFAYTLGDFLHEQFPSFFRKIKKCGTEGGVADDPQAHRTNGEIGAEDHLPPDNAEADAVSATVAAVPSAPPDGESIFYFVEDDYLIFSPYMFIIINGIQIPLKTPLYWLAANFSQFDNFLHVILRVPPY, translated from the coding sequence ATGCAGAAGGATAACGGAGtagtcccctttttggaaaGGCCAAATGTAAAGGAAATTAACAAAGACATCGAAGATAGCGGATTGGTATTATGTCTCATCCTTAGTGAAAAAGACTCCCCCTCACTTACCTCTCCATCGAATTACCTTCTGCATGTCCATAGGTACATGTACCTATCCAACATAGTTCCTAAATGTATAGAATATTTTGGAtcgtttgtttttcccttttatggtAACAAATTTGGGGTGTACTTTGAATGCATCCaagggaggagaaaaagaagaagtactCCTTTCCCTGTTcacccaaatgggaaagaacACCAGGAAACTTCTCCCGTAACATGTCCCATTATTAATAGCAGTACATGCGAAGTGTCCTCCTGTGGAGAAGATCCCAATTGGAGAACCGAGGTTGACAAACCACTACAGGAGAGGATCCTACTCGATTGGAGACTTCCTATAGGGGTACTGTTCGATATATACTGCGATGTGGAAGGGGAGGATTGGAGTTTTCCAAGCTTAGAAGAGCAGCAAACAAACTGGAAGAGATGCACCAATGGGGAATTATTTCCTGACCATGTTAGCGTTTTAGAGATTACTCCAAAGGAGATTAGTGATTTACTTGGGGAAGCTGAGAGAGAGCAGACAGAGGGGGAAAAGCACTCAAGCAAATTTCCGTTGAATGATGCCACAAAGGATTCCCTCACTGGGGAGAAGCCATGTAGCAGCGATGAAGGCAAAACAAACGTGGGAGAGCCCCTCGTTAAACACTACCACATgcgaatgaacaaaaaaataaatagtgaCTGGTACGATCAGCAGTTCTTAAGCATAGCGGATAGGAACGTCCCATGGAAGCTGGTTGTCCACTTTAAAGATGAGGAAAACTACAAGGCACATTTCggaagagggggaggaaCCAAAGTGAATTACGATGGAAACATCAACCTGTTGCCCTACAACACGTGCATACCTCTGTATAGAGGATTTCACGACTTTGAGGAATGCCTGATCAGTCAGCTTAAAAAGGCGAACTACGtgtttaacaaaaataacagGGTGCTTCAGATGTTGCCGCAACAAGTGGAAAACGAGTTACTGCAGAATTTGAAACGGTTTGACgtggaaaatatttgtgCCCTGTATAGGGAGCACATCGATTATAATATGGTCCGTTTCGTGGATCACTTTAACGCCAAGTGTGCGCAGGCACAGCAGAATGGGCACAGCGGCGGCACCAGCGGGGAGAACAATTCCGTGTGCGCCCTTATGAAGGACGAAAATGTGGTTAAAGAGGTGCCCAtaattatacacatttatggACCCCCATACAATCAAGTGTTGACGAAGTGTCCTCTGTTCAAAATTGCCCCCGCAGAAGGGACCGAAAATACAGTCGACCGTTTTTTTGCCTACACGTTGGGGGACTTTCTGCACGAGcagttcccttccttttttaggaaaataaaaaaatgcggAACAGAGGGGGGGGTAGCGGATGACCCACAGGCTCACAGGACAAACGGTGAGATTGGCGCAGAAGACCACCTTCCTCCAGACAACGCAGAGGCGGACGCGGTATCAGCAACTGTAGCAGCCGTGCCAAGTGCGCCCCCCGACGGGGaaagcattttttactttgtcgAAGACGATTACTTAATTTTCAGCCCCTATATGTTCATAATAATCAACGGGATTCAAATTCCGCTGAAAACACCACTCTACTGGCTCGCCGCCAACTTTTCCCAATTTGATAATTTCCTGCATGTTATTCTCCGTGTACCCCCCTACTGA